In the Flagellimonas sp. MMG031 genome, one interval contains:
- a CDS encoding DASH family cryptochrome encodes MNTSLLWFGNNLRVSDNEALHLASKADRLIAVYFFDPKHYEIGPFGFKKTERFRAKFLLETVQQLQKKLEDLNITLLVYQDKPEKGIPELVERFQIDTIYLQKEWTSEETNVITNVKRKVPENIQFYETFDQFLFHPEDIPFDAYEKIPQVFTVFRKKCEKHCEVRPCFDAPQPFPMANLVEETPKTPTLEELGFPHFEMDQRSAFPFKGGEEEALKRLQHYFWDTRKLAYYKKTRNGLVGTDYSSKFSPWLANGSISARTIYWEVKRFEKEIKKNQDTYWLIFELIWRDYFKYVSLKHGNQIFKIDGILGNDYDWHNNNKAAQHDWINGQTDDDFVNANMIELKETGWMSNRGRQNVASYWSKHLQQDWRIGASYFEAMLIDYDVHSNWGNWMYNSGVGNDPRNRTFNTKRQAEMYDPNGKFQRLWLQHSLF; translated from the coding sequence ATGAACACTAGCCTGCTTTGGTTTGGAAATAATTTACGGGTATCGGACAACGAGGCCTTGCATTTGGCTTCAAAGGCCGACAGACTGATAGCGGTCTACTTTTTTGACCCTAAACATTATGAAATCGGTCCATTTGGCTTTAAGAAGACAGAGCGATTTCGGGCCAAATTTCTTTTGGAAACAGTACAACAGCTTCAAAAGAAACTGGAAGACCTGAATATTACTTTACTCGTTTACCAAGACAAACCAGAGAAGGGTATTCCAGAGTTGGTGGAACGCTTTCAAATCGATACCATTTATCTGCAAAAGGAATGGACTTCAGAGGAAACGAATGTTATAACAAACGTAAAGCGAAAGGTTCCGGAAAATATCCAATTCTATGAAACCTTTGACCAATTTCTGTTTCATCCAGAAGATATTCCTTTTGACGCCTACGAAAAGATTCCTCAGGTATTTACGGTTTTCCGTAAAAAGTGCGAAAAACACTGCGAAGTAAGGCCTTGTTTTGACGCTCCACAACCATTCCCAATGGCTAACCTCGTTGAAGAAACTCCTAAAACACCTACTTTGGAAGAACTCGGTTTTCCCCACTTTGAAATGGACCAGAGGTCAGCCTTTCCTTTTAAAGGTGGTGAGGAGGAGGCACTCAAACGCTTACAACATTATTTTTGGGATACCCGAAAACTGGCTTACTACAAAAAAACCAGAAATGGGCTGGTAGGCACGGATTACAGCTCCAAGTTTTCCCCTTGGTTGGCCAATGGTAGTATTTCCGCTCGAACGATCTATTGGGAAGTAAAGCGTTTTGAAAAAGAGATAAAGAAAAACCAGGACACCTATTGGCTCATCTTTGAGCTGATTTGGCGTGATTACTTTAAATATGTATCCTTAAAACACGGGAACCAAATCTTTAAAATTGATGGTATCCTCGGAAATGATTATGATTGGCACAACAACAACAAAGCTGCCCAACATGATTGGATCAATGGGCAAACGGATGATGATTTTGTCAACGCCAATATGATAGAGCTGAAGGAAACGGGTTGGATGAGCAACCGTGGCCGACAGAACGTGGCCAGCTACTGGTCCAAACACCTGCAACAAGACTGGCGTATCGGTGCCTCCTATTTTGAAGCAATGCTCATCGATTACGATGTACACAGCAATTGGGGCAACTGGATGTACAATAGCGGCGTGGGAAACGACCCTAGAAATCGGACCTTCAATACCAAACGGCAAGCGGAGATGTACGATCCCAATGGAAAATTCCAACGGCTTTGGCTGCAACACTCTTTATTTTAA
- a CDS encoding cryptochrome/photolyase family protein, which yields MKKLRLILGDQLNLSHSWFHETSDDHVYLMAEMRQETDYVKHHIQKVVGFFSAMRNFANTLENNGHQVMYFTITDKENPQNLPDLINQVIETRQIEKFEYQLPDEYRLDEQLKDICQSLSIPSEAFDTEHFYTSRSELKNHFKGKKQLIMESFYRMMRKKHHVLMENDQPEGGKWNFDQSNRKKWDGSPNIPKELSFDNDVSAILEEIKKAEVETFGNIDPKNFAWPTTYEECKKLLDFFCSNLLTYFGDYQDALHTEQKYLFHSRLSFAMNSKMLSPKEVVDAVVNHYHNHKNDIHISQLEGFVRQILGWREYMRGIYWKEMPQYAQLNELDNHNPLPDFFWTGKTKMNCLQKSISQSLDDAYAHHIQRLMVIGNYALLTQIHPDQVDAWYLGVYIDALEWVEITNTRGMSQFADGGIVATKPYVSSANYINKMGNYCKDCHYSHTKKTGEKACPFNALYWNFLDEKKAHFKSNQRMSMMLSLLEKKSNDELNELRERAQQVIAHPDEF from the coding sequence ATGAAAAAACTTCGACTGATCCTTGGAGATCAACTCAACCTTTCACATAGCTGGTTCCACGAAACAAGCGATGACCATGTATACCTAATGGCGGAAATGCGTCAGGAGACCGACTATGTAAAGCACCATATCCAGAAAGTGGTCGGCTTTTTTAGTGCCATGCGAAATTTCGCAAACACTTTGGAAAACAATGGCCATCAAGTGATGTACTTCACCATAACCGACAAGGAAAATCCGCAAAACTTGCCCGACCTCATCAACCAAGTAATCGAAACGCGGCAGATAGAAAAATTTGAGTACCAATTACCGGATGAATATCGATTGGACGAGCAGCTAAAGGATATTTGCCAATCCCTTTCCATTCCCAGTGAGGCTTTTGACACCGAACATTTTTATACGTCACGCAGCGAACTCAAAAATCACTTCAAGGGCAAAAAACAATTGATCATGGAAAGCTTTTACCGCATGATGCGGAAAAAACACCATGTTTTAATGGAAAACGACCAGCCCGAAGGCGGAAAATGGAACTTTGACCAGAGCAACCGCAAAAAATGGGATGGTTCGCCCAACATTCCCAAGGAACTTTCCTTCGACAATGATGTTAGTGCTATTTTGGAAGAAATCAAAAAGGCCGAAGTGGAGACCTTCGGCAATATCGACCCTAAAAACTTTGCATGGCCTACTACCTACGAGGAATGCAAAAAGCTGTTGGACTTTTTCTGTTCCAATCTACTGACTTACTTCGGGGATTATCAAGATGCTTTGCATACCGAGCAAAAATACCTGTTCCACTCCCGATTGTCCTTTGCGATGAACAGCAAAATGCTTTCCCCAAAAGAGGTGGTGGATGCTGTTGTAAACCATTACCATAACCATAAAAACGATATCCATATTTCGCAATTGGAAGGATTTGTTCGCCAGATTTTGGGCTGGCGCGAGTATATGAGAGGAATTTACTGGAAAGAGATGCCCCAATATGCCCAATTGAACGAATTGGATAACCATAATCCACTACCGGATTTTTTCTGGACGGGCAAGACCAAAATGAACTGTCTGCAGAAGTCGATTTCCCAAAGTTTGGACGATGCCTACGCCCATCATATTCAAAGATTAATGGTGATAGGCAATTATGCGTTGTTGACCCAAATACACCCCGATCAAGTGGATGCCTGGTATCTCGGAGTGTACATAGATGCACTTGAATGGGTGGAAATTACCAATACCAGGGGGATGAGCCAATTTGCGGATGGAGGCATTGTGGCCACCAAACCTTATGTGAGCAGTGCCAACTACATCAACAAAATGGGTAATTATTGTAAGGATTGCCACTACAGCCATACTAAAAAGACAGGTGAAAAAGCATGCCCCTTCAATGCGCTATATTGGAATTTTTTGGATGAGAAAAAAGCTCATTTCAAAAGCAACCAACGCATGTCGATGATGTTGAGCTTGCTGGAAAAGAAAAGCAATGATGAATTGAATGAGTTAAGGGAAAGGGCCCAGCAAGTGATAGCCCATCCGGATGAATTTTGA
- a CDS encoding antibiotic biosynthesis monooxygenase → MKTPKHIASVATLLIVTVFLIGWGVEQDTVTTEPTTIVVLKFKAQPNKSDQAISALNKLFEKVKEEPNFVSIKLHIDPVDHTNIMLYEEWEDQSYYNNEHMNTAHLQSFMANSVNFLTGPPEISFWEVKGVID, encoded by the coding sequence ATGAAGACACCTAAACACATTGCCTCAGTGGCAACCTTATTAATAGTGACCGTTTTTTTAATCGGATGGGGTGTGGAACAAGACACGGTTACTACAGAACCAACAACCATTGTTGTGCTCAAGTTTAAAGCCCAACCCAACAAAAGTGATCAAGCCATATCGGCATTGAACAAACTATTTGAAAAGGTAAAAGAGGAGCCCAATTTTGTTTCCATCAAACTCCATATTGATCCAGTGGACCATACAAACATTATGCTCTATGAGGAATGGGAAGACCAATCCTATTATAATAATGAGCATATGAACACGGCCCATTTACAATCGTTTATGGCCAACTCTGTCAATTTTTTGACCGGACCACCTGAAATTTCCTTTTGGGAAGTAAAAGGTGTCATTGATTAA
- a CDS encoding S41 family peptidase gives MKKLIFMLWAIFTSSMSAQMPNHLSNAEKVYGLSKFWQEANYNFIYLNKVDKAEWDSLYRTYIPKVQETKNDYEYYRLLQRFCAFLKDGHTNVYFPESIQDSIFNTNFGEYRLFLTNIEGKAIITRVNESKKKEIPIGTEITKVNGNPTHIYLKEHVLPYISSSTDYILQDWGIWRLLEGYVGTSYDLELKLPNGKIKNLTLTHTITEEEEVYPPFEERELLDMKWYDKNIAYVALNSFSDPKIDSLFFERIPELKKAKALIVDLRNNGGGSTGIGQEIFNHLTNDTILYGSKFRSRLHVPSFKAWGRWTEEKDTLNNSWAKQAYLSFRDEYYHDFPYGPDTLSVAEKEFLKDKRIIVPTVLLIGHNTASAAEDFLIFADNQKHMTKIGEPTFGSTGQPMLFDLPNGGQARICTKKDTYPNGKEFVGVGIQPDIEVRKTLSDYMENKDPALDRALDFLGKKIK, from the coding sequence ATGAAAAAACTAATTTTCATGCTTTGGGCAATCTTTACTAGCTCCATGTCTGCCCAAATGCCCAATCACTTGTCCAATGCCGAAAAAGTGTACGGACTGTCTAAGTTTTGGCAAGAGGCCAATTACAACTTCATCTACCTGAACAAAGTGGACAAGGCGGAGTGGGATTCGCTGTACAGAACCTATATCCCAAAGGTCCAAGAAACCAAAAACGATTATGAATACTATCGCTTGCTGCAGCGGTTCTGCGCCTTTCTAAAAGATGGACATACCAATGTTTACTTTCCGGAAAGCATCCAAGACAGCATTTTCAATACAAATTTCGGGGAATACCGTCTGTTTTTGACGAATATAGAAGGTAAGGCCATCATCACAAGAGTGAACGAAAGCAAGAAAAAGGAAATCCCCATCGGAACCGAAATCACCAAGGTAAACGGAAACCCAACCCATATTTATCTAAAAGAGCATGTGCTTCCCTACATTTCTTCATCCACGGATTACATACTGCAAGATTGGGGCATTTGGAGGCTTTTGGAAGGCTACGTTGGGACCTCCTACGATTTGGAGCTAAAACTGCCCAATGGCAAAATCAAAAACTTGACCTTGACCCACACCATAACCGAGGAAGAAGAGGTCTACCCACCTTTTGAGGAAAGGGAATTATTGGATATGAAATGGTATGACAAGAACATTGCCTATGTAGCGCTGAATTCCTTTTCCGACCCAAAAATAGACAGCCTGTTTTTTGAAAGGATACCTGAACTAAAAAAAGCGAAAGCCCTTATTGTAGACCTTAGAAATAACGGTGGGGGAAGTACTGGAATTGGACAGGAAATCTTTAATCACCTCACCAACGATACCATTTTATACGGTTCAAAATTCCGAAGCAGGCTTCATGTTCCCAGTTTTAAAGCTTGGGGGCGTTGGACGGAAGAAAAAGATACCTTAAATAATTCCTGGGCCAAACAGGCTTATTTATCGTTTCGTGACGAATACTATCATGATTTTCCTTATGGTCCTGACACCCTGAGTGTAGCCGAGAAGGAATTCCTCAAAGACAAAAGAATCATTGTGCCCACAGTCCTTTTGATAGGCCACAATACAGCTTCTGCGGCCGAGGACTTCCTCATATTTGCCGATAACCAAAAACATATGACCAAAATTGGCGAGCCAACCTTTGGCAGTACAGGGCAACCCATGTTGTTTGACCTACCCAATGGTGGACAAGCGCGGATTTGCACCAAAAAGGATACCTATCCAAACGGTAAGGAATTTGTTGGCGTGGGTATCCAACCTGACATTGAGGTACGTAAAACCTTATCCGATTATATGGAGAACAAGGATCCTGCTTTGGACAGGGCACTGGACTTTTTAGGTAAAAAAATCAAATAA
- a CDS encoding CPBP family intramembrane glutamic endopeptidase: MIFIWGSLVMVNLYSNPKGFISYLGFSDSNSGTPLGWVLALLTVVIYCGSAAKLSEVWNYMFKLDKLKLTAIIAAVFAGIMEEVIYRKWIMDYLATHDYSYAVQVILSGLAFGVVHLIWGIKNLKAGVNAFISTAILGFALAIVYLASNRSLAPCIVAHFAITGLIEPGLLIAAKNNTLNYW; this comes from the coding sequence ATGATTTTTATTTGGGGTTCCTTGGTTATGGTGAACCTTTATTCCAACCCTAAAGGGTTTATATCCTATTTGGGATTTTCCGATAGTAATAGCGGGACCCCTCTAGGGTGGGTATTGGCCCTTCTTACCGTTGTCATATATTGTGGCAGCGCAGCAAAACTATCCGAGGTATGGAACTATATGTTCAAATTGGATAAATTAAAGCTTACCGCGATCATCGCAGCCGTTTTTGCTGGAATCATGGAGGAGGTGATTTATAGAAAATGGATTATGGACTATTTGGCCACACACGATTATTCTTACGCAGTACAGGTTATACTGTCCGGTTTAGCTTTTGGGGTCGTCCATTTGATATGGGGAATAAAAAACCTTAAAGCTGGTGTGAATGCTTTTATATCTACCGCCATATTGGGTTTTGCGCTTGCCATTGTTTACTTGGCTTCCAATCGTAGTTTAGCCCCTTGTATTGTTGCCCACTTTGCTATCACTGGCCTAATTGAGCCTGGTTTATTGATCGCGGCCAAGAACAATACTTTGAATTATTGGTAA
- a CDS encoding RNA polymerase sigma factor translates to MTFLKNLFLILISNPDKAFLEKEDLYVQLSDEELVKQIVADNDPMLFGKLYDRYATMVYNKCYGFAKSADEAEDLTQDVFLQLFIKLRTFKGKSKFSTWLYSFTYNFCVNYVNRNKQLKIRDKSVQVETSEHKLTEEVPDESLFEMKADKLKKALELIAAEDKSLLLLKYQDGASIKDLVSLLEIGESAVKMRIKRAKERLVEIYNTLE, encoded by the coding sequence GTGACTTTTTTAAAAAACCTGTTTCTCATACTTATAAGTAACCCCGACAAAGCGTTTTTGGAAAAGGAAGACTTATACGTGCAGCTATCTGATGAGGAATTGGTGAAACAGATTGTTGCGGACAACGACCCCATGCTTTTTGGAAAGTTGTACGACCGCTATGCTACAATGGTCTATAACAAATGTTACGGATTCGCAAAATCCGCGGACGAAGCGGAGGATCTCACCCAAGATGTGTTCCTTCAGCTTTTTATCAAACTTCGAACCTTTAAGGGCAAATCGAAGTTTTCTACATGGCTCTACTCATTTACCTATAATTTTTGTGTCAATTATGTCAACCGGAACAAACAACTGAAAATACGGGACAAGTCCGTTCAGGTGGAAACTTCCGAACATAAGCTTACCGAAGAAGTGCCCGATGAGAGCTTGTTTGAAATGAAAGCGGACAAACTCAAAAAGGCATTGGAGCTGATTGCGGCAGAGGACAAATCGTTACTGCTGCTAAAATACCAAGATGGGGCCAGCATCAAAGATCTGGTCTCCTTGTTGGAGATTGGGGAAAGTGCGGTGAAAATGCGCATTAAAAGAGCAAAGGAACGACTAGTGGAAATCTATAATACCTTGGAATAG
- a CDS encoding DUF2256 domain-containing protein, which yields MHLPTKICPVCQRPFAWRKKWEKDWDQVVYCSERCRKNKHKNEH from the coding sequence CAAGATCTGTCCCGTTTGCCAACGGCCCTTTGCCTGGAGAAAAAAATGGGAAAAGGATTGGGACCAAGTGGTGTACTGTAGCGAGCGTTGCAGAAAAAACAAGCATAAAAATGAACACTAG
- a CDS encoding ATP-dependent Clp protease proteolytic subunit, with the protein MSSKKGKVQELIQEKLLEDRKVFLWGQVDDDSAKHVIDRLLYLDMLNHKEIQLIINSPGGYVTSGFAIYDTIKQIKSPVSTVCSGLAASMGSILLSVGEKGRRFIQPHARVMIHQPSGGARGQASNIEIQAREIIKTKELGAKILSENCGQPYEKVMKDFDRDYWMSAEESVEYGIVDEILK; encoded by the coding sequence ATGAGTTCAAAAAAAGGAAAAGTTCAGGAATTGATCCAAGAAAAACTGTTAGAGGACCGAAAAGTGTTCCTTTGGGGCCAAGTAGATGACGATTCTGCCAAGCATGTCATAGACAGATTGCTCTACTTGGATATGTTGAACCATAAGGAAATCCAATTGATCATCAACAGCCCAGGGGGATACGTAACCTCCGGTTTTGCCATTTACGATACCATCAAGCAAATCAAAAGTCCGGTATCTACGGTATGTTCTGGTTTGGCAGCGTCCATGGGATCCATACTGTTATCGGTAGGGGAAAAGGGAAGAAGGTTTATACAGCCCCATGCCCGAGTGATGATCCACCAACCCAGTGGTGGCGCAAGGGGGCAAGCCTCCAATATCGAAATCCAAGCAAGGGAAATCATCAAGACCAAAGAATTGGGCGCCAAGATCCTTTCGGAAAACTGTGGCCAACCCTATGAAAAGGTGATGAAGGATTTTGATCGTGATTACTGGATGAGTGCCGAAGAATCCGTGGAGTATGGGATCGTGGATGAAATCCTGAAATAA